Within Anaerobranca gottschalkii DSM 13577, the genomic segment GATCATAAAGTTCGCACAAATATTTTAGGTATAGATTTTGAAATAGAGCGGGTAGGTACTGATGGAAGTATCGAGAAAATGAAAGAACTAATAAAAAGTCTTGATGGTAAAGTAGATGCCTTTGGTCTAGGGGGGATTGATTTATACCTTTATGCCGGTAAAAAAAGATACATTATAAAAGATGCAGAAAAAATTGCCGCATGTGCTAAAAAAACCCCAGTGGTCGATGGTTCAGGACTAAAAAATACCCTTGAACGAAGGGTGTTAAAGTATTTAAAAAGTACTAATTGGGAATTTAAAAATAAAAATGTTTTAATGGTCTGTGCTTTAGATAGATTTGGTATGACTCAAACATTTGAAGAATTTGGCTCTAATATGGTGTATGGAGATTTAATGTTTAGTTTAGGGATACCTATTAAAATTGATAATATCAATGTTTTATACCGTTTAGCAGAAATATTAATGCCAGTTGTTAAACATCTACCTTTTAAATTCATCTATCCCACAGGTTCAAAACAAAATCAACATAAACTTAAATATGCTAAAGTTTTTCAGTGGGCAGATATCATAGCCGGTGATTTCCACTATATAAAAAAACACATGCCTAAGAATTTACAGGGCAAAATGATAATTACTAATACTGTAACAACTAAGGATGTGGAATTTTTAAATAAAGCAGGTGTGGATACACTTGTCACAACTACACCTGAATTAAATGGTCGTTCTTTTGGTACCAATGTCATGGAGGGAGTCTTAGTAGCATTATCAGGCCAGTTTCCATTATCGGAGGAGCAATATGAAGAACTTCTAGATAAAGTTGATTTTAAGCCAAGGGTTTTAAAATTTAAGGCTGACCAATTAGGGAGGGAATTGGCTCATGGATAATAAATTTGCCTTTATTGTACATCCTATAGATTTATCAGATATGTATCGCAAGTTTCCTTTTTTAAAGAAAATGCCACCAGTATTTACGGAAAATCTAGTAAAGATCTTACCACCAATAAAAGTTTCGAATATTGTCGGTGTAGAATCAGATTATAATTCTACTGAAGGTTATTTTGTTGGTTGCACACTAACTAGTGAACAAATTGTGAAATTGCCCCAGAATTTTGTATATAAAAAGATAATTAAAGCTGGGAAATTAGCAGAAAAATTAGGGGCCAAAATAGTAGGATTGGGAGCAATGACTTCAGTTGTTGGAGACGCTGGAATAACCATAGCGAAAAATTTGAATATTCCTGTGACAACTGGTAATAGCTATACTGTAGCCTCAGCATTAGAAGGGACAGAAAAAGCAGCAAATATCATGGGATATGATTTTAAAAATTGTGAAGTTACTGTAGTTGGAGCAACGGGATCTATTGGTTCTTTAATTTCTAGGGTATTAGCTGGTAAAGTTAGAAATCTAAATTTGGTTGGTAGAAATGAAGAGAAGCTAGAATCTTTAGCTAGAAGGATTTATGATGAAACAAAAAATAATGTAAAAATATACTGTGATTTACATAAATGTATAAATAAATCTGATGTCATTGTTTCCGTCTCAGCTGCCGTTGATCAAATAATCCAACCAGAATTTTTAAAACCTGGTGCAGTTATTTGTGATGTAGCAAGGCCAAGGGATGTTTCCAAACAAGTTCAGGAAAAACGAAATGATGTTTTAGTTATTGAGGGAGGACTTATTGAAGTTCCAGGTGATGTAAATTTTAATTTTAACTTTGGCTTCCCCCCTAAAACTGCCTATGCTTGCATGGCAGAAACCATGATTTTAGCCCTAGAAGAAAAATTTGAAAGTTTTACTTTAGGAAGGGATTTAACCTATGAGCAACTTGAGGAAATTAGTCAATTAGCAAAAAAACATGGTTTTAAATTAGCAGGGTTTAGAAGTTTTGAAAGGGCTGTAACCGATGAACAAATAGAAAAAATAAAGGAAAATGCTAAAATTAATTTATTAAATTATGAAAAAAAAGTTGTAAGAGTTTGACAAAAGGTTATAAGTCACTTATAATATTTGCAAGCACTAAAAGGATTTTACTTTTGGTGCTTGTTATTCGTATTTTAGGTTAGGTATATTGTGAATAATTTATAGCAAAATTACATATCATCATGTAACAGATACTATTTTAAAAAGGAGAGACTGACATGAGTAATAAGGAAATTATTTTAACACCATCAGGTTTAAAAAAACTTGAAGAAGAATTAGAGTATCTCAAGTCAATTAAACGTAGAGAAGTAGCTGAAAGAATTAAAGTTGCAATTAGTTATGGGGACATAAGCGAAAACTCAGAATATGATGATGCTAAAAATGAGCAAGCATTCGTCGAAGGAAGAATTTTGACTTTAGAAAAGATGTTAAGAAATGCAAAGATTATTGATGAAGGTGATGTTAATAGAGAAGTAGTAAATGTAGGGTGTACTGTTGTGCTAAAGGATTTAGAGTATGACGAAGATTTAGAATATACTATTGTCGGGTCTGCAGAGTCTAATCCAAACGACAATAAGATCTCTAATGAATCTCCGGTTGGTAAAGCCATCATCGGTAAGCCAGTGGGAAGTATTGTTGAGGTTGCGGTACCTGAAGGGACAATAAAGTACAAAATTATTTCTATTAAATAATTTTGTATACATTTTCGGGGGTTTTAATTTACTTACTTGGTTACTGCACTCATATATTAGGATATTATATAAATTAGGAGTGAGTTATGTGGAACA encodes:
- a CDS encoding quinate 5-dehydrogenase, which translates into the protein MKRVVSVSLGSSDRDHKVRTNILGIDFEIERVGTDGSIEKMKELIKSLDGKVDAFGLGGIDLYLYAGKKRYIIKDAEKIAACAKKTPVVDGSGLKNTLERRVLKYLKSTNWEFKNKNVLMVCALDRFGMTQTFEEFGSNMVYGDLMFSLGIPIKIDNINVLYRLAEILMPVVKHLPFKFIYPTGSKQNQHKLKYAKVFQWADIIAGDFHYIKKHMPKNLQGKMIITNTVTTKDVEFLNKAGVDTLVTTTPELNGRSFGTNVMEGVLVALSGQFPLSEEQYEELLDKVDFKPRVLKFKADQLGRELAHG
- a CDS encoding polysaccharide biosynthesis protein, with product MDNKFAFIVHPIDLSDMYRKFPFLKKMPPVFTENLVKILPPIKVSNIVGVESDYNSTEGYFVGCTLTSEQIVKLPQNFVYKKIIKAGKLAEKLGAKIVGLGAMTSVVGDAGITIAKNLNIPVTTGNSYTVASALEGTEKAANIMGYDFKNCEVTVVGATGSIGSLISRVLAGKVRNLNLVGRNEEKLESLARRIYDETKNNVKIYCDLHKCINKSDVIVSVSAAVDQIIQPEFLKPGAVICDVARPRDVSKQVQEKRNDVLVIEGGLIEVPGDVNFNFNFGFPPKTAYACMAETMILALEEKFESFTLGRDLTYEQLEEISQLAKKHGFKLAGFRSFERAVTDEQIEKIKENAKINLLNYEKKVVRV
- the greA gene encoding transcription elongation factor GreA, whose amino-acid sequence is MSNKEIILTPSGLKKLEEELEYLKSIKRREVAERIKVAISYGDISENSEYDDAKNEQAFVEGRILTLEKMLRNAKIIDEGDVNREVVNVGCTVVLKDLEYDEDLEYTIVGSAESNPNDNKISNESPVGKAIIGKPVGSIVEVAVPEGTIKYKIISIK